In Virgibacillus sp. NKC19-16, a single genomic region encodes these proteins:
- the spoIIR gene encoding stage II sporulation protein R yields the protein MKKLVFFAFIFLIFFFTFPNTGVSEQSDSDSNSNSEYDVQVIPDDAIRLRILANSDSEEDQAIKRTVRDHVNAEITEWVAHITDIEEARTLIESRIPEIEDIIEDVLQEENADYNFDVEYGSNVSFPMKLYGSYLYPAGEYEAVLITIGEGQGDNWWCVLFPPLCFLDFEGGTSVAAEETDEVEEEEAEAEEAEVKFFLFEWFDWS from the coding sequence ATGAAAAAACTAGTATTTTTTGCATTTATATTTTTAATATTCTTTTTTACATTTCCGAATACTGGGGTCAGTGAGCAGTCTGATTCCGATTCCAATTCCAATTCCGAATACGATGTTCAAGTCATTCCAGATGATGCGATCCGGCTCCGTATTCTGGCAAATAGTGATAGTGAGGAAGATCAAGCGATAAAACGAACTGTTCGTGATCATGTAAATGCGGAAATTACGGAGTGGGTTGCGCATATTACCGATATTGAGGAAGCGAGAACATTAATAGAATCGCGTATCCCGGAGATAGAGGATATCATTGAAGACGTGTTACAGGAAGAAAATGCAGATTATAATTTTGACGTGGAATATGGTTCGAATGTATCTTTTCCCATGAAATTATATGGATCTTATTTATATCCGGCAGGTGAATATGAAGCAGTATTAATTACGATCGGCGAGGGACAAGGTGATAATTGGTGGTGCGTACTATTCCCACCTCTATGCTTCCTGGATTTCGAAGGTGGGACGAGTGTTGCTGCAGAAGAGACGGATGAAGTAGAGGAAGAGGAAGCGGAAGCCGAAGAAGCAGAGGTAAAATTTTTTCTATTTGAATGGTTTGACTGGTCATAG
- the rho gene encoding transcription termination factor Rho, which yields MATLTISQLETLTLKEIYALAKEYKISYYAKLTKKELIFAILKGQAEQDGYLFMDGVLEIIPSEGFGFLRPINYSPSAEDIYISASQIRRFDLRNGDKVSGKVRPPKENERYYGLLHVDAVNGMDPDTSKERVHFPALTPLYPDRLMSLETESRRLSSRIIDLMTPVGFGQRGLIVAPPKAGKTMLLKEIANSISKNHPDSKLIILLVDERPEEVTDIERSVAPDVDVVSSTFDEVPESHIKVSELVLERAMRLVEHKRDVIVLMDSITRLARAYNLVIPPSGRTLSGGIDPAAFHRPKRFFGAARNIEEGGSFTVLATALVDTGSRMDDVIYEEFKGTGNMELHLDRNLAERRIFPAIDILRSSTRKEELLVDKGQLDKMWAIRKTMQDSHSFLERFLKRLKASKTNEEFFQMMDEEMKRKGTAK from the coding sequence ATGGCTACATTAACAATCTCTCAATTAGAGACATTAACATTAAAAGAAATTTATGCGTTAGCGAAGGAATATAAAATATCCTATTACGCTAAATTAACGAAAAAAGAACTTATATTTGCTATTTTAAAAGGACAAGCAGAACAAGATGGCTACTTATTCATGGATGGAGTATTGGAAATTATTCCCTCAGAAGGATTTGGCTTTTTAAGACCGATTAATTATTCACCGAGCGCAGAAGATATTTATATTTCCGCCTCGCAAATTCGCAGGTTTGACCTCAGGAATGGGGACAAAGTATCCGGAAAAGTTCGTCCACCAAAAGAAAATGAGCGCTATTATGGTCTGTTGCATGTTGATGCTGTAAACGGCATGGATCCGGACACATCCAAAGAGCGTGTTCATTTTCCGGCATTGACACCCCTGTATCCGGATCGGCTAATGAGTTTGGAAACGGAATCAAGAAGGCTTTCCTCACGAATTATTGATTTAATGACACCCGTTGGATTTGGACAGCGTGGTCTAATTGTTGCACCACCAAAAGCTGGTAAAACAATGCTGTTAAAAGAGATTGCAAACAGCATCTCAAAAAATCACCCGGACTCAAAATTAATTATTTTATTAGTGGATGAGCGCCCGGAGGAAGTAACAGATATCGAGCGATCTGTAGCTCCAGATGTAGATGTCGTAAGTTCAACCTTTGATGAGGTTCCGGAAAGTCATATTAAAGTATCGGAGCTTGTATTAGAGAGAGCCATGCGCTTAGTTGAGCATAAACGTGACGTTATCGTGTTGATGGATAGTATTACAAGACTAGCACGTGCATACAATCTGGTGATCCCACCAAGTGGTCGTACACTATCCGGTGGTATCGACCCAGCAGCATTTCACCGTCCGAAGCGATTTTTCGGTGCAGCAAGAAACATCGAGGAAGGCGGAAGCTTCACCGTCCTTGCTACAGCGTTAGTCGACACAGGTTCTCGTATGGATGATGTTATATACGAAGAATTCAAGGGTACGGGAAATATGGAACTTCATCTGGACCGCAATCTGGCAGAACGCAGAATTTTTCCTGCCATCGATATTTTACGTTCCAGTACGCGAAAAGAAGAATTGCTTGTTGATAAAGGACAGCTTGATAAGATGTGGGCCATCCGTAAAACCATGCAGGATTCCCATAGCTTCCTCGAACGCTTCTTAAAACGATTAAAAGCGTCTAAGACGAATGAGGAATTTTTCCAGATGATGGATGAAGAAATGAAACGTAAAGGAACGGCTAAATAG
- the fsa gene encoding fructose-6-phosphate aldolase — protein sequence MKFFIDSANIDDIRSANALGILAGVTTNPSLVAKEGVSFHERLGEITEEVSGSVSAEVISEDAEGMIEEGKELAAIAENITVKVPMTLEGLKAVKALADLNIKTNVTLIFNANQALLAARSGASYVSPFLGRLDDIGQDGMDLVATISAIFDVHNIDTEIIAASIRHPLHVTDAALNGADIATIPMKVIDQLVKHPLTDQGIEKFLSDWKKQN from the coding sequence ATGAAATTTTTTATTGATTCGGCAAATATTGATGACATACGTTCAGCAAACGCATTGGGTATTTTAGCGGGTGTAACAACAAACCCAAGCCTAGTAGCGAAAGAAGGCGTGTCTTTTCATGAGCGTTTAGGTGAAATTACAGAAGAAGTATCAGGCTCTGTTAGTGCAGAAGTTATCTCAGAAGATGCGGAGGGGATGATCGAAGAAGGAAAGGAACTTGCTGCAATCGCGGAGAATATCACTGTGAAAGTTCCAATGACGCTCGAGGGTCTGAAGGCAGTGAAGGCATTGGCTGACTTGAATATCAAAACAAACGTCACACTCATTTTCAATGCCAATCAGGCACTACTGGCAGCTCGTTCCGGTGCTTCCTATGTATCTCCATTTTTAGGACGCTTGGATGATATAGGTCAAGATGGTATGGATTTAGTTGCAACCATTTCAGCTATTTTCGACGTGCATAATATCGATACAGAAATCATCGCTGCATCGATCAGGCATCCACTGCATGTAACAGATGCTGCACTGAACGGCGCTGATATTGCAACAATTCCAATGAAAGTCATTGATCAGCTTGTCAAACACCCATTAACAGACCAAGGAATAGAAAAATTCCTTTCAGACTGGAAAAAGCAAAATTAA
- a CDS encoding L-threonylcarbamoyladenylate synthase, which yields METIRWNLKNNYLYNQKAIKGAAELLKSGSTVAFPTETVYGLGADATNAAAVSKIFEAKGRPQDNPLIAHVATKNQLTRVVDTYPPFVDKLIGVFAPGPLTFVLPSNGTCVENVTAGLSTIGVRIPDHPVACQLLTESDIPIAAPSANISGKPSPTTGNHVWADLQGKIAGILDAGPTGVGVESTVIDCTNEIPIILRPGGITKEQLETVVGSIMIDPTIAGDQPASPGMKYKHYSPEVPLWLVEGGYAKMQQIIDEEQKNDRRIGVIASTRTTQLLKVDNIIALGWGLPEIASHLYEALRTFKEGDVDIILCEAFPEEGIGQAIMNRLKKAASVYI from the coding sequence ATGGAAACGATACGTTGGAATTTAAAAAATAACTATTTATATAATCAAAAAGCAATTAAAGGGGCTGCTGAACTACTAAAAAGCGGTTCTACCGTGGCCTTTCCCACAGAAACGGTATACGGATTAGGGGCAGATGCAACAAACGCGGCTGCAGTCTCTAAAATTTTCGAGGCAAAAGGCCGACCGCAAGATAATCCACTAATTGCCCATGTTGCAACCAAAAATCAATTAACAAGGGTTGTGGATACTTATCCACCATTTGTGGATAAGTTGATTGGTGTGTTTGCGCCAGGGCCTTTAACGTTTGTACTGCCTAGCAATGGAACTTGCGTGGAAAATGTAACAGCAGGTTTATCCACAATTGGAGTGAGAATTCCTGATCATCCCGTTGCATGTCAGTTACTAACAGAAAGTGATATACCAATTGCTGCCCCAAGCGCAAATATTTCCGGAAAACCCAGCCCGACGACAGGTAATCATGTCTGGGCAGATTTGCAAGGGAAAATTGCTGGTATACTCGACGCGGGTCCTACAGGGGTTGGGGTAGAATCAACCGTCATAGATTGTACAAATGAAATACCCATTATTCTCAGGCCAGGTGGTATAACGAAGGAACAACTGGAAACTGTTGTCGGTAGTATCATGATAGATCCGACAATCGCAGGTGATCAGCCGGCCTCACCCGGAATGAAGTACAAGCATTATTCACCGGAAGTCCCGTTATGGTTGGTGGAAGGTGGCTACGCAAAAATGCAGCAAATTATTGATGAGGAGCAGAAGAACGACCGCCGGATTGGTGTGATTGCCAGTACGAGGACCACGCAGCTCCTAAAAGTGGATAACATAATTGCACTAGGTTGGGGTTTGCCCGAAATTGCTTCCCATTTATACGAAGCATTGCGGACGTTTAAGGAAGGCGATGTGGATATTATTTTATGTGAGGCTTTCCCGGAAGAGGGGATTGGCCAAGCCATTATGAACCGGTTGAAAAAAGCCGCAAGCGTCTATATATGA
- a CDS encoding type B 50S ribosomal protein L31: MKKDIHPEYRKVVFLDTSSDYKFLTGSTQNSDETIEWEDGNTYPLIRVEISSDSHPFYTGKQKADKVGGRVDRFKKKYNMK; encoded by the coding sequence ATGAAAAAGGATATTCATCCGGAGTACAGAAAAGTAGTTTTTCTAGATACTAGCTCAGACTATAAATTCTTAACCGGTTCAACACAAAATTCAGACGAAACAATTGAATGGGAAGATGGCAACACGTACCCATTAATCCGTGTTGAAATCAGCTCAGATTCACACCCATTCTACACAGGCAAACAAAAAGCTGACAAAGTCGGCGGACGTGTAGACCGATTCAAGAAGAAATATAATATGAAATAA
- a CDS encoding UDP-N-acetylglucosamine 1-carboxyvinyltransferase: MQKMVIEGGHLLNGQVRVSGAKNSAVALLPASILADSDVTIEGLPEISDVYTLGDLLEEIGGSVSWEDNQTINISPQNMVSMPLPNGKVKKLRASYYFMGAMLGKFNKAVIGLPGGCYLGPRPIDQHIKGFEALGAEVTNEQGAIYLRAEELRGARIYLDVVSVGATINIMLAAVKAKGKTTIENAAKEPEIIDVATLLTNMGAKIKGVGTDVIRIEGVPELHGCTHTIIPDRIEAGTYAIAAAAQGEKVLIDNVISQHIESVLAKLREMGVTIEEKDEQLLITPKAPLKSVDIKTLVYPGFPTDLQQPFTSLLTKAVNTGVITDTIYSARLKHIDELRRMNATIKVEGGSAIVSGPVQLEGAKVKATDLRAGAALIVAGLMAEGLTEITGLEHIDRGYEKITEKLLNLGANVWREEMTEEEVVHFQNS, encoded by the coding sequence ATGCAAAAAATGGTAATTGAAGGTGGCCATCTTTTAAATGGTCAGGTTCGGGTCAGCGGTGCAAAAAACAGTGCTGTTGCTTTATTGCCCGCCTCCATATTAGCAGATTCCGATGTAACGATAGAAGGGCTGCCAGAGATTTCTGATGTGTATACACTTGGTGATTTACTTGAAGAAATTGGCGGATCCGTCTCATGGGAGGATAATCAGACCATAAATATAAGCCCGCAAAATATGGTATCCATGCCATTACCGAATGGAAAAGTAAAAAAGCTTCGTGCTTCCTACTATTTCATGGGTGCGATGCTGGGTAAATTTAATAAAGCAGTAATCGGTCTTCCTGGAGGATGCTATTTGGGGCCACGCCCGATTGATCAGCATATTAAAGGTTTTGAAGCGCTTGGTGCTGAGGTTACAAATGAACAAGGAGCCATTTACCTGCGTGCAGAAGAGCTTAGAGGCGCTCGGATTTACCTTGATGTCGTCAGTGTTGGTGCAACGATTAATATCATGCTCGCTGCAGTAAAGGCAAAAGGAAAAACTACGATTGAAAACGCCGCCAAGGAGCCGGAAATTATTGATGTAGCCACATTGTTAACAAACATGGGGGCAAAAATAAAAGGTGTCGGCACAGATGTTATTCGGATTGAAGGTGTACCTGAACTGCATGGCTGCACACATACGATTATTCCGGACCGCATCGAAGCCGGAACGTATGCCATTGCAGCTGCTGCACAGGGGGAAAAAGTTCTCATTGATAACGTCATTTCCCAACATATCGAATCCGTATTAGCAAAATTGCGCGAGATGGGTGTAACGATAGAGGAAAAGGATGAACAACTTTTAATCACACCGAAAGCACCGTTAAAAAGTGTGGATATAAAAACATTGGTTTATCCGGGATTCCCGACAGATCTCCAGCAGCCTTTTACATCTTTATTAACCAAGGCAGTAAACACAGGCGTAATTACAGATACCATATACTCGGCACGTTTAAAGCATATTGACGAATTAAGACGTATGAATGCTACAATAAAGGTTGAAGGCGGTTCGGCAATCGTATCAGGCCCTGTCCAGCTAGAAGGCGCAAAAGTAAAAGCCACCGATCTTCGTGCGGGTGCTGCTCTGATTGTCGCTGGGTTAATGGCTGAAGGATTAACGGAAATAACAGGTCTTGAGCATATTGACAGAGGTTATGAAAAAATTACAGAGAAATTACTTAACCTCGGTGCAAATGTGTGGCGCGAAGAAATGACGGAGGAGGAAGTTGTCCACTTTCAAAATTCATAA
- a CDS encoding thymidine kinase, with amino-acid sequence MYQWKQSGWVEVICGSMFSGKSEELIRRVRRATYGNLSVRVFKPMIDTRYKNKSVVSHDGSSTVARPVNSADEILENVNGNLDIVGIDEAQFFDENLIEVADQLACLGIRVIIAGLDTNFRGEPFGVMPKLMALSESVTKLNAICPICGSPASRTQRLIDGRPASYDDPTILVGASESYEPRCRHHHEVPNKPSEKTPSDLSKVTE; translated from the coding sequence ATGTACCAATGGAAGCAAAGTGGTTGGGTGGAAGTAATTTGTGGCAGTATGTTTTCAGGAAAATCAGAGGAGTTAATCCGTCGCGTTCGTCGTGCAACATACGGAAATTTATCTGTACGTGTTTTTAAACCGATGATCGATACAAGATATAAGAATAAATCTGTTGTATCACATGATGGATCCTCCACAGTAGCGCGGCCTGTAAACAGCGCAGATGAAATTTTGGAGAATGTAAATGGGAATCTGGATATCGTCGGAATTGATGAGGCACAATTTTTTGATGAAAATCTTATCGAAGTGGCAGACCAACTGGCTTGTCTTGGTATCCGTGTCATCATTGCAGGTTTGGATACCAATTTTCGCGGAGAGCCGTTTGGCGTAATGCCCAAATTAATGGCACTAAGCGAATCGGTAACAAAATTGAATGCCATTTGCCCAATATGTGGATCACCTGCCAGCCGCACCCAGCGCCTAATTGATGGCAGGCCAGCATCATATGATGACCCAACTATCTTAGTGGGTGCTTCTGAATCCTATGAACCAAGATGCCGCCACCACCACGAAGTCCCAAACAAACCAAGTGAAAAAACGCCAAGTGATCTATCCAAGGTTACCGAGTAA
- a CDS encoding nuclease-related domain-containing protein, producing the protein MIVKKYEKSLELWQLEALDRRLIPMHPEKGSVQKSLKNKRTGVKGEKEIAYPLRFLDEQKYFILHNLRIADEQGYFQIDTLILSTTYILILEVKNWYGTVIFGENGQVTRIGDENNEEGFDNPIPQAKLQRHRLQRWLRLQYDIEIPINFFVVISFPSTIIKSTTSQNLIPKEVIHKNDLYFKIEALSKKSAVTYMEKEPLMNLAKRLVAAHKPKDKSILDRFRITKNELMKGVFCPKCGAVPMVRDKRKWLCCTCKYGSIKAHMPTLIDYKLLIGDRISNGDAREFLQVESPYVVKGLLKKEDFIRIGEKSTRLYELKFNSNWNN; encoded by the coding sequence ATGATTGTAAAGAAATATGAAAAATCACTGGAATTGTGGCAGCTGGAAGCACTGGATCGAAGGTTGATCCCAATGCATCCGGAGAAAGGTAGTGTACAAAAAAGTTTAAAAAATAAGCGAACGGGGGTAAAAGGTGAAAAAGAAATCGCATACCCTTTACGATTTTTAGATGAACAGAAATACTTCATATTGCATAACCTCCGGATAGCGGATGAGCAAGGGTATTTTCAAATTGATACACTTATTTTGTCTACAACGTACATTCTTATTTTGGAGGTAAAAAATTGGTATGGCACTGTTATATTCGGTGAAAATGGACAGGTAACGCGTATCGGTGATGAAAACAATGAAGAAGGCTTTGATAACCCTATCCCGCAAGCAAAGCTTCAAAGACATCGTTTGCAAAGATGGCTCCGCCTGCAATATGATATTGAAATCCCCATCAATTTTTTCGTCGTAATCAGTTTTCCCAGCACGATCATCAAATCTACAACTTCTCAAAACCTTATCCCAAAAGAAGTTATTCATAAAAATGACCTATACTTTAAAATAGAGGCTTTAAGCAAAAAATCCGCTGTGACTTATATGGAAAAAGAGCCGCTTATGAATCTGGCCAAACGTTTGGTGGCGGCACATAAACCAAAAGATAAAAGTATATTGGATCGATTTCGCATAACCAAAAATGAATTGATGAAGGGAGTTTTCTGTCCGAAATGTGGTGCGGTGCCAATGGTCAGAGATAAAAGAAAATGGCTTTGCTGTACATGTAAATATGGATCAATAAAAGCACACATGCCGACATTGATTGATTATAAACTATTAATTGGTGATAGAATATCCAACGGAGACGCAAGGGAATTTTTGCAGGTGGAATCACCATATGTTGTCAAAGGGCTTTTAAAAAAGGAAGATTTTATTAGAATAGGAGAAAAAAGTACCCGGTTGTATGAGTTGAAATTTAACAGCAACTGGAATAATTAA
- the glpX gene encoding class II fructose-bisphosphatase, with amino-acid sequence MERSLTMELVRVTEAAAQKSARWMGRGKKEEADDAATTAMRDVFDTIPMQGTVVIGEGERDEAPMLYIGEELGTGTGPGVDVAVDPLEGTDIVAQGSWNALAVIAIADKGALLHAPDMYMQKIAVGPESVGKIDINAPVYDNLKAVAGAKNKNIEDVVATVLDRPRHAKLIEEIRETGARIKLIPAGDVAAAINTAFDDTGVDILLGIGGAPEGVLAAAALKCLGGEIQGKLAPSNDEEKARCSKMGITDLNKVFYMDDFCSGDDAIFAATGVTDGELLQGVQFKGSKATTETVVMRAKSGTVRFIDGKHSLQKKPDLVMKS; translated from the coding sequence ATGGAAAGAAGTTTAACAATGGAATTAGTACGTGTAACAGAGGCTGCTGCACAAAAATCAGCTCGCTGGATGGGAAGAGGTAAAAAGGAAGAAGCAGATGATGCTGCAACGACAGCAATGCGCGATGTTTTTGATACCATTCCAATGCAGGGGACAGTAGTCATCGGGGAAGGTGAGAGAGACGAAGCGCCAATGCTTTATATCGGCGAAGAACTTGGCACCGGAACTGGGCCGGGAGTAGATGTAGCTGTTGATCCACTGGAAGGTACCGACATTGTTGCGCAAGGTTCTTGGAATGCACTCGCTGTTATTGCGATTGCAGATAAAGGAGCACTCCTCCATGCACCGGATATGTACATGCAAAAGATTGCAGTCGGTCCGGAGTCGGTAGGTAAGATTGATATAAATGCTCCTGTCTATGACAATTTAAAAGCAGTGGCGGGGGCAAAGAATAAAAATATAGAAGACGTGGTTGCAACGGTTCTGGATCGTCCGCGCCACGCAAAATTGATTGAGGAAATCCGTGAAACGGGTGCCCGGATTAAACTAATTCCAGCTGGTGATGTAGCAGCGGCAATCAATACAGCTTTTGATGATACAGGTGTGGATATTTTGCTCGGAATCGGCGGCGCCCCTGAAGGTGTACTTGCTGCGGCGGCACTAAAATGTTTAGGCGGCGAAATTCAGGGGAAACTAGCACCGTCAAATGATGAGGAAAAGGCTCGCTGCAGTAAAATGGGAATTACAGATTTAAATAAAGTATTCTACATGGATGATTTTTGCAGTGGTGATGACGCCATTTTCGCTGCAACAGGCGTAACAGATGGTGAATTATTACAAGGTGTTCAGTTTAAAGGATCGAAGGCGACAACGGAAACGGTTGTAATGCGTGCAAAAAGTGGCACAGTCCGCTTCATTGATGGCAAACACAGTCTGCAGAAAAAACCTGATCTTGTCATGAAGTCTTGA
- the prmC gene encoding peptide chain release factor N(5)-glutamine methyltransferase, giving the protein MSLKQYEVLNRASLFLEKHNRETKVAEILLQHHLHVSRSKFFTMMQELIPQAVIETFQADIHKHALTGVPVQHLTGQESFYGRPFSINENVLIPRPETEELVQHVINLAGQKDKQSVIVDIGTGSGIIAITLALEVPDATVYATDISKEALEIASQNANQLDAEVTFLHGDFLQPLIDQHIQADIIVSNPPYIAKRDAANLSDTVKNFDPGLALFADENGLAAYKKIIEQSQQVIKKHGYLAFEIGYQQSASVSALMKKAFPAAEVQTIQDINKKDRIITVRNR; this is encoded by the coding sequence ATGAGTCTCAAACAATATGAAGTCCTCAACCGGGCTTCTCTTTTTTTAGAAAAACATAACCGTGAAACAAAAGTGGCTGAGATATTGCTACAGCATCACTTACATGTTTCCCGTTCCAAATTTTTCACGATGATGCAGGAATTGATCCCGCAAGCTGTGATTGAAACGTTCCAAGCTGATATCCACAAGCATGCTTTGACTGGTGTCCCGGTTCAGCATCTCACGGGGCAGGAATCGTTTTACGGGCGGCCATTTTCTATTAATGAAAATGTACTCATCCCTAGGCCGGAAACGGAAGAGCTGGTCCAGCACGTGATAAATCTAGCGGGGCAAAAAGACAAGCAATCGGTCATCGTTGATATCGGCACAGGGAGCGGCATTATAGCAATCACACTTGCGCTTGAGGTCCCAGACGCAACCGTGTACGCAACAGATATTTCAAAAGAAGCGCTGGAAATTGCTTCCCAAAACGCCAATCAGCTTGATGCAGAAGTAACTTTTTTGCATGGTGATTTCCTGCAACCATTAATCGATCAACATATACAAGCTGACATCATCGTATCGAATCCACCGTACATTGCAAAAAGGGACGCGGCAAATCTCTCGGACACGGTAAAAAACTTCGATCCGGGACTTGCCTTATTCGCAGATGAGAATGGGTTAGCTGCCTATAAAAAGATTATCGAACAATCACAGCAGGTAATCAAAAAACATGGTTACCTTGCATTTGAGATAGGTTATCAGCAGAGCGCTTCTGTTTCAGCGCTTATGAAAAAGGCTTTTCCAGCGGCAGAAGTCCAGACCATTCAGGATATAAATAAGAAAGATCGTATTATAACAGTACGAAACCGTTGA
- the prfA gene encoding peptide chain release factor 1, producing MLERLQTLEDRYDKLNEMLSDPDIISDTTKLREYSKEQSGLEDVVQAYREYKDVNSQLKDAKEMQEDSLDDEMEEMVKAEITELTQSKEDLEEKMKVLMLPKDPNDDKNVFMEIRGAAGGDEAALFAGDLFRMYSRFAEHHGWKTEVMEASSTGVGGYKEIVFMISGTGAYSKLKYENGAHRVQRVPETESGGRIHTSTATVAILPEAEDVEVDIHEKDIRVDTFASSGPGGQSVNTTMSAVRLTHEPTGVVVSIQDEKSQIKNKEKAMKVLRARIYDMYQQEAQAEYDENRKSAVGTGDRSERIRTYNFPQNRVTDHRIGLTIQRLDQILQGKLEEFIDALLLEEQTKKLEQIGE from the coding sequence ATGTTAGAACGTTTACAAACATTGGAAGATCGTTATGATAAATTAAATGAAATGCTTAGTGATCCTGACATTATAAGTGATACAACAAAACTACGTGAATATTCGAAGGAACAGTCGGGCCTTGAGGATGTTGTGCAGGCCTATCGTGAATATAAAGATGTAAATTCTCAGTTAAAAGATGCGAAAGAGATGCAGGAAGACAGCTTGGATGATGAGATGGAAGAGATGGTGAAGGCTGAGATCACTGAACTCACACAATCCAAGGAAGATCTTGAAGAGAAGATGAAAGTATTAATGCTTCCGAAAGATCCGAATGATGATAAAAACGTGTTTATGGAAATCCGCGGTGCAGCGGGCGGCGATGAGGCTGCGTTATTTGCCGGGGATCTGTTTCGCATGTATTCCCGCTTTGCGGAGCATCATGGTTGGAAGACGGAAGTAATGGAAGCTAGCTCGACAGGCGTCGGCGGCTATAAAGAGATTGTTTTTATGATCAGCGGAACTGGTGCTTATTCCAAATTAAAATACGAAAATGGAGCGCATCGTGTTCAACGCGTTCCTGAGACAGAATCCGGTGGTAGAATCCATACATCAACAGCGACAGTCGCTATTTTGCCTGAAGCGGAAGATGTAGAGGTCGATATCCATGAAAAAGATATTCGTGTTGACACATTTGCCTCAAGTGGCCCTGGTGGACAAAGTGTAAATACGACGATGTCAGCAGTGCGCCTAACCCATGAGCCGACCGGAGTTGTTGTGTCCATCCAGGATGAAAAATCACAAATTAAAAACAAAGAAAAAGCGATGAAGGTGCTTCGGGCCCGTATTTATGACATGTATCAACAGGAAGCACAGGCGGAATATGATGAAAACAGAAAATCAGCCGTTGGCACAGGCGACCGCTCTGAGCGGATTCGCACCTATAATTTTCCGCAAAATCGTGTGACAGACCACCGTATTGGGTTAACCATTCAAAGGCTTGATCAAATCCTGCAGGGGAAACTGGAAGAATTTATTGATGCCTTGTTGCTGGAAGAACAAACAAAGAAATTGGAACAAATAGGTGAATAA
- a CDS encoding manganese efflux pump MntP yields the protein MPDYYIAELISLLFMAFALGMDAFSVSLGLGMQRLRLKRIAFIGLIIGLFHIIMPFAGIILGQVISTQIGNFTTVAGGLLLFGIGAQMLFSAFNHNAKKIIQPIGIGLFFLAFSVSIDSFSVGLSLGISGVKTALALFLFGALSTALSWAGMLLGRKVHGLLGAYSEILGGSILCGFGLLLLFG from the coding sequence ATGCCGGATTATTACATCGCTGAATTAATTTCCCTATTATTTATGGCGTTTGCACTAGGGATGGATGCATTTTCCGTAAGTCTCGGGCTCGGCATGCAACGGCTGCGCCTGAAACGAATTGCATTTATCGGCCTCATCATCGGATTATTCCACATTATCATGCCGTTTGCAGGGATCATTCTTGGACAAGTAATCTCTACTCAAATCGGCAACTTTACCACCGTAGCAGGGGGCCTTTTACTGTTCGGTATTGGTGCCCAAATGCTCTTTTCCGCGTTTAATCATAATGCAAAAAAAATTATTCAGCCTATTGGCATTGGACTTTTTTTCTTAGCATTCAGTGTCAGTATAGACAGCTTTTCTGTTGGATTAAGCCTTGGTATATCAGGTGTCAAAACTGCGCTTGCATTATTTCTGTTTGGCGCTTTGAGCACCGCCCTCTCATGGGCAGGAATGCTGCTGGGCAGAAAAGTGCATGGATTACTAGGTGCATATAGTGAAATATTGGGTGGCAGTATTTTATGCGGATTCGGCTTGCTGTTGTTGTTTGGGTGA